In the Pontibacillus sp. HMF3514 genome, ATTGGCAAAAGATATGTGTTCACCACGCTCTATTAAAACGATATGACTTTCTTCATCCAAGCGTCTAAGACGTGCAGCAGCAGTAGCTCCCCCAGCAACACCGCCGATAATAACGATTTTTTTAGTCATAGATTATCCCTCCATCAGCTTAACTTTTATACCCCTAACCGTATTTTAATTTTAATTAGGAGGGAAGTAAATAGGTTTTGATGGATAGATGTGACAGTTCTGTTGCAATTCATAAAAATAGAGCAAACCTTGTTTTAAGGTCTGCTCTATTGAAAATTATTTATATAGATCTTCTGGAAACTGAACCTCTGAGATCTTTTCTTCTGTATTTAAATCCATTGCTTCCATTCTATTATTAGAAAACGTGTAGAACGTATCTCCAATGGACATCATTCGTGCGATGCGGTGGTCCCATTCTGGGTAGTGAAGCTCTTTGTCTGGCTGATGTGTAACTCTTGTTTTGAAGGTGAATCCTTCTTCTGGTGTTACCGAATATAAGTACGCGCCTTCAAAAACAAACTCATGCATACCAGGTGTCGTATCTTCACTTAGTTCGATCTTTTCATTCACCATAATCGGGAAACCGAATAAGTTTTTGTCTGCATGATAGTAAAGGGCTTTGTGGTTGTGACTCAATTCAGAGTTGGTACCACGACCTCCGATTAACTCGACATCTTTTTCAATTGGATTGTTTACATCACTGATATCAAATAAGGAAAGTTTAACACCATCTGTTGTAATACGACCGTCACTTAACTGTTTGGTTTGTTTTCCGAATCCAACCACATGATTATCTCCAATTGGATGCAGGTAGTTACTAAAACCAGGGATTTTTAACTTCCCTAATACTTTAGGGGACTCAGCATTTTGTAGGTCGATAACAAATAACGGGTCCACTTGTTTAAAGGTTACAAGGTAAGCTCGGTTTTGCATGAATCGAACACTATAGATACGTTCTCCTTCAGCTAGCCCTTCAAGTTTGCCTAGGCGATTTAATGAGCTATCGAATGTGTATAGATTATTTTCAGATGGGTTTTGATCATCCCACATATGGCCTTTCGTTGTGGCAACACGGAATGTACCTTCTCGTTCATCCATCGCGAACTGGTTAATGAGGGTGCCAGGCACTTTTGCTTCTGCATCATATGTTACATTCGTGCCATCAACACCAAATTGATAGATTTTTGTATCAGGTGTTGTAGCCTGTTCACGAGGCATTGTGGAAGCCTGCTTTAGGTTAGGATAATCACGAACAGCCATATAGATATGCTCTTTTGACATATAAACGGTTTGGCCTGATCCGAGATACGTTTTGACATTTGCTTTTTCCTTGTCTTTTGTCACGTCAAAAGATGTAATCGTAACGAATGTTGTATCATCACTATCGGGTAACTTATGCATGCGATCATAGGAGATAGGCATGGATTCAGAGCTAACGGCTGAGTCCTTGTATCTCGGACGAGGATCTTCTTGTTCTTGAGTTCCATCTTCAAGTTTGGTATCACGTGTCATGATGTGAAAAGGAGGATGCTCATTTGTGATGAAATACAGGTTTTCATCAATAAGTCTTGATGTCATATAACTTCCTTGAACGGCAACTTCACGAATTTTTTGTGGAGCGGCTGGATTAGAGATGTCATAGACGTAAACAGCTGTTTGTCCTCGGTGATAAGGGAGGACCATTTCCTTTGTTACGCCGTCCTCGGTTGTTTGTTTTTGTTTATAAAAGGCTTCTCGTTTATGGCCCATCACGACAAGTCGGTCTTCATAGATGTAAATTTCATTAGGATTGAAGTCTTTCTCTTGTATTGTGCTTAGAAGCTTACTGTCTTCAGCAGGATGTGCTTTGGTAATCGTGATGTCGGTGTTACGTACATAATAGAAGTTCTCACCATCTGATTTTAGAACGTCTGCTTCATCTACGCCTTTTACTTGTGTGTTGGTTTTAGAGCCGTCATCTCCACTACTTGTGCTTTTGGATTGTTCGGCTGCTGAGTCATTTGTAGCTTCTAATGTTGCTTCATCTCCTCCAGAGAAAGCCTGGTAACGTAATTCTTGCTTCTTTTGTAACTCTGCTAGAATGTTCATGAAGTTTTCTTTTGAGCCAACTGCAGGAAGCTCATCACGCGTTTGGAAATCAAACTCAAAGTCATTTGCAAGTTTGTAACCATTTTCTGATTCAACCTTTTGAGAAATGATGAGCTTGAAATGTTGGTTCATCGTATAACCTTCGTCAGGGGATTGGATCGTTAAAACTTTTCCATCTTGAGATAGTTCGTACGTAACCTCAACTTTTTCATCATTTTCGTTTAATACTCGTACCGTTTCATCTGTGAAGCTGTCTGGTTTCATCGACTTTGTGAATGTAACCGTCCAATTTTTATGGACAGGTACGACTTTGGCATCATCATTTACATTAGCTGAGACCATGGTTTGCTGAAGAGCGAACACAGTAAATAACGCTACAATGACAGCAGCAACTCCTACATACAATCGTTTCATATGGACACCTCATTTTCTGCTTGTTTAGTTATGTAGTCGTTGGTGGTGTGAAAAAGTTACAGTTGAGGGAGAATTTTTATTTGGGGGATGATAAGAGGTAAAAGGGAGTATTGTGGAAAAAGTGTTATTACAGACAACCTCCACACTAAGTGGATGATGTTCTTAACTAAATCAGAGGACTTTTACACTAAATGGATGGCGTTCTTCACTAAATCAGAGGACTTCCACACTAAATGGATGGCGTTCTTAACTAAATCAGAGGACTTCCACACTAAATGGATGGCGTTCTTCACTAAATCAGGGAACTTCTACACTAAATGGATGATGTTCTTCACTAAATCAGAGGACTTCCACACTAAATGGATGGTGTTCTTCACTAAATCAGAGGACTTCCACACTAATTAGTTGATGTTCTTCACTAAACCAGAGAACTTCCTCACTAATTAGTTAATATTCTTCACTAAATTAGAGAACTTCCTCACTTCTATACTGCTTTTCTACACTATTTGATCATTTTCCTGAAGAACTAGCACAGCAGCAATATTGCAGAGCCTAAAAAATAAAAGCCGTTGGAGCAACTCCAACAGCTTTTAATCCATACCTATTTATGATCGGTTTTCTTAGAAAATTGACGCTCGCCGCGTTGTCTTGCTGCTTCGCGTTCTTCATTTTTTTGAGCACGCTTAGCATTGTTGTCGAACGGCTTTTTGTTATCATCTTTTGTATTCTTTGTAGCCATGGAATCCCACTCCTTTCAACATTCTGTCTTAGAATGTGTAGAAAGAGGGGAGACTACTCATAAGACTTGTTTAAGAAAAAGAGTGCAATCGTTCCAGGACCCGCGTGAGCACCGATGGCAGATCCGATCTGATGGATAATAATTTCTTTTGTTCCATGTTCTTCACGAATCATTTCAGCCAGCTGTTCAGCACGCTCAGCATCGTCACCGTGTGAAATAGCTATTGGTTGATTTCCTAGGTCCTCACCGCGTTCATTCATAAGTTCAAGCATACGCTTAAGAACCTTTTTCTGTCCACGAATTTTTTCTAATGGAATAAGCTGCCCATTTTCCACGTGGAGTAATGGCTTGATTTTAAGCATGGTACCGACAAAAGCAGCTGCAGCACTTACACGACCACCGCGCTTTAGGTACTCTAAATCATCTACGGTAAAGATATGTTCCATATGATTCATATGGCTTTCTGCTTTTTTAAGTAAAGTTTCCATATCAGCGCTTTCTTGAGCGAGTTGAGCTACACGGCGCACGACAAGACCATACCCTAATGAAGCACAATGAGTATCTATTACTTCTAATTGAAAGTCAGGATACTCTTCTAATACTTCCTGTTGCATCATTTTGGCGGTTTGATACGTACCTGATAGTTCGGATGATAAAGCTAAATAAAGACAAGGTTGTCCTTTTTTTGCATACTCCTCGAATAAATCTTTAAAAGTGTGTGGGGAAACCTGAGAGGTCTTAGGTGCTTTGCCATTACGCATCGCATCGTATACATCTTTCGATTGGATGTCTACCGCATCTAAATAATCTTGATCATCTAAATGAACGGTAAGTGAAACACGTTTGATGCCATACTGTTCTATGTAGGAATCCGGTAAATCACTAGCTGAATCAGCTATAATTTGAACGTTCATTTTTTCCACCTCTTTAATTTTAGACCTTTTGACCTTAGTTTAAGCCTAAGGCGAAAGGTAGTCAAAGTTTTTATTTTCAACTAGGACTATAGTATGATTTTACAATAAAACACAATTTAACCTAAAGAGTCTTGATTTTCCATTCAAAAGGGTGATACAAAGAAGAAAGGGAATTGTCGAACTGAAGGAGGACTTTATGTTTTTTATTGAAATAAGACGAATTATGGTAGTCATTTTAGGAGCTGTACTTAACGCTATCTCGCTAAACCTCTTCCTAATCAAGGCTAACGTGTATGCGAGCGGTTTTACTGGTGTAGCTCAGTTAATTTCTAGTGTGTTCCAAGATAAATTAGGAATCGGTATTACAACTGGTGTGCTATTATTCATCTTAAACATACCTGTTATCATTCTAGGTTGGTTAAAAGTTGGTAAAGGATTTACCATTTATAGTATGATTTCGGTCATTTTTACCACTTTATTCCTAGAGATTATTCCAGTCCAACAACTATCTACTGACATCCTTCTAAACGCCGTTTTTGGCGGTGTAATAGGGGCTGTAGGCGTTGGGATTACCCTGAAATGGGGTGCTTCAACGGGTGGTATGGACATCGTAGCCATGCTTTTATCAAGGATTAAGGATCGCCCAATTGGGACTTATTTCTTTATTTTGAATGGAATGATTATCATTTTGGCTGGTTTGTTGTATGATGAGGAAAAGGCCCTTTATACGATTGTGACACTTTATGTTTCTACTCGTGTGATCGATGCAATTCATACACGTCACGAAAAACTAACAGCAATGATCATTACAACCAAAGCAGAAGAGTTACAACAAGCAATTCACGCTAAAATGGTAAGGGGAATTACACAGGTTCCTGCGAAGGGTGCATTTACCAAACAGGACAAGGATATGCTAATCATGGTAATTACCCGTTACGAACTTTACGATCTAGAGCACATTATTAAAGATGTTGACCCACATGCATTCACGAACATTGTACAAACTACAGGCATCTTCGGATTCTTTCGACGTGATGACTAAAATGAAACTAAAATGCATGTCATTCCGACTAATAGGGTGAATAATAAGAAAAGGATGTGTGACGAGCATGAAAAAACTTCTTGTTCTTGTCATGGCAATGCTGTTTGTTGCTGCCGGTTGCTCCGGAACAAATGAAGCAAATGGCAAAGAAGACACAAATTCCTCTGATAACACGAACAAAAACGATGAAACAAAAGAGGAAGTAAACCTTGAACAATTACTGCAGCAACTAGAAATGACAGCCGATGTACAAGCAGACGCCGATAAAGTAGATTTTAATTTCCAAATGAAAAACACAGGTGAAAAAGCGGTAAAGCTTACCTTCCCATCTGGTCAGCAATACGAAGTAATCGTGAAAAATGCTGAAGGTGAAGAAGTATATCGCTATTCAAAAGGAAAAGCCTTCACTGAAGCTTTAGTAAATAAGGAAATTAAGCCAGGTGAAGCACTATCCTGGAAATCTTCATGGAACTACAAGCAAGATGGTGAACGTGTGGAAGCAGGCACATACACTGCTGATATCACAATACTACCAGCTAAAATTAATAAACAAACCATTGACGCTCAACCATTCCAATTAACTCAAAACTTTGAAGTTCCATCTGGTGAGCAAACGTTCCGTAACGTGAAAGTTACTGAAAATGCAAATGGTGATTATACCGTTACAGGTGAAGCTCGTGCATTTGAAGCTTCATTTGCTTATAACGTTGAAGATGGACATAACTTGTTAGTGCCAGAGCAAAACGTAACAGCAAGCAAAGGTGCTCCAAACTGGGGAACATTTGAGTTTGATGTAAAGATTGCTAAGGATAAGCTTCCTTCAAATGGAACACTTACACTAACTCTTTACACGAAGAGTGCCAAAGACGGTTCTGTTGAAAATGTTAAATTTGTAAAACTAGATACTTTCCAACCTGAATAATAGAAGGTTGTTTATAAAAGAATCCGCTACTCCTTTTGAGGAGAGCGGATTTTTTATGGTTTACCTTTAGTTGTTTATAAAACACAATGGCTGCCATAGCTTTTTAAAAAACGCACTCCCTAAAGTAAGAGAGTGCGCTCTTCATACTTGCTTAGTAACCGTATTTCTCAAGCGTATTCTTCACTTCATCTGTCAGGGCATCCCAATCAGCGTCGAACTTTTTGTTAACCGTGATGAAGTTTTGGAAACCGAAGACATTGTCTACTCCTTCAAGCTCCATTAGGTCATTCAAAATATCATGTTCACTGGTTTGACCAGGCATAACAGAGACTGATCCATCTCCTTGGAAAATCATTCGGTCTGTAGTGAATTTCATTGCGTTCGGATTTGGTGTTGGTTGTGCTTGTACAGCCATACAAAAATCCCTCCTCTATTTAATCCAATTTTATCTTAGCATGAATTGCGCGATCAACAAAGCATGTCCTTTTCGTGAACAATCATGAATTCTTTCAATATTAAAAAGAATTTGTGATAAAATGGAAGCGAAACGAGGGAAAGGTGTGAGACGAAGATGCAAACGGTACAAACGTTAAAGCAAAAACTGCAATCTTTTGATAACTTTGAACATGTTGCACAGCAAGAATCACACACCTTATTAGACGATATGTTAAAACATATAGGGAGTCCAGATCCGGTGTTAAGGGACGAGCTAATTTATAGCGCACTAGCGATTTGGGTTTTAAATGAAAAATTTGATCAGGATCATTTACGAGAATTATATGATCTGGCATTAAGCGATGATTATCTTTTCTATCAAATCGGGAACAGAGGAGACGATTCAGTCTTCACTCGCAGTTTTTCTGTGTTATTATTACCTCCTATTTTACAAATCCATAAACAAAGCTCATTCCTATCACGAGAAGAGCTAACAAATGGAGTAGAAACACTGATTCATTATTTTAAGAAAGAACAAGATACCAGGGGTTATGTAGCGGAGAAAGGATGGGCTCACAGTATCGCTCATGCAGCTGATGCACTTGAATCCTTCGCAAGCTGTAAGGAAATTGAAGAACAGGACTTGTTGTCCGTTTTTAATGCGGTAAAAAAAGTCATAACACAACCTTCTCAATATATTAACGGTGAGGATGAACGCCTTATCAATGCCCTTGAAACGATTTTTCCAAAGGTAGCTGATTGCTTTATCATTGAATGGATCCAATCATTTGGATCAGTTCTTGATAAAGTTGAAGGCCATGAGGAGGATGCCATTCACTTCAATATCAAGACGTTTCTTCGCTCTATGTATTTCCGGTTCGTTTGGAGAGAGGAAAAACGATACAGAGAGGCTATTTTGGATACGTTAGAACCAATCGAGAAAATAGGAGCCTATTAAGTTGTTATCATCTATCAAAGAGGGAATGGTTTAGTAAAACATAGAAAAGAAGGCGATATGATGATTAAAAAGGGACTCTGGTTAGGAATAGCTACAGGTGTAATATTGGGGGCCGTATTGTGGCTTGTTGAAGCTGTAACTGGCGAAGAAGTATATACGCTACTAATGAATATTGATTTTATACCTGTGTTAGGGGATATCGCATGGCCCGTTTGGATGGAATGGGTATTTCATCTTCTGCTTTCATGGGCTATTGCTATCGTATACCTTGCATGGATTGCGTTTCAAACAGAAGGCGAAACAAGTGCTCGTTGGGCAACGTCTCTTTTATTATCTGTTTTGGCCGCGCTTACCTATTTTCCGCTAACAGACTTAGCGATAAAGGAAACACCACCCCTTGATGATGTAACAGCTATTATTTATTGGTTTATCGCTCACTTAATCTATGCGGTAGCTTTGGTGAAATTGGACGAATGGAGCGAGTAATGTGAAAGGGAATAGAATTGTCTTTTGGGATGTTATTTGTTATCTCGTATTTCCATTACTCGTATGGAATTTTATACGTGATGATATCGGGGATTACTATTCGATGTTACTATCCTCAGTACCAGGGATTATTTATACAGTAATACGATTCTACTATATCCGAAGCCTGCAATTTTTCGGGATTTTTATGCTCGCTAACTTAGTGTTGAGTACAGTTGTTGATGTCTTGTCGGGATCAGCCATCAACCTGCTTTGGAATCGGGTTTATTTTGCGGTGGGGGTAGGACTATTCTTTTTAGGAAGTATGCTAGTGAAAAAACCTGTTGCTCTACTTTTTGCTCTCGATATTATGGAGATGCAGGGACAGTCTAGAAAACCTCTAAAACAAATCTTTTATCAAAAGAAGATCTTTCTTGTATTTCAGGCGATCACATTCGTTTTTGTGTTTCGTGAAGGATTTTTTGCAGCTTGGAAAGCATGGCTCATCAAAGAGTATGGAGTAGAAGCATTCGATCAGGCCTTAATCTTACGACAGGTATTAAGTTGGGTCCTGACTGGAGTGACGGTTCTTGGTTATCTGTATGTTGGCAAAGTCATGCATGATCAAAGCAAACGACCAGTGGATCCTCCAGCTTCGACATAATAGAATAGGAAGTGAAAACATGCCCAACATCCAATCCATTCAAGAAAAAGATTATGATGAACTAGCAAGGATCGTAGGCAATGCATACCCTGCGTTTGAAATGCATAAAGACGAAACACGTCAGAAATTTATCGAAAAGGTAGACGATCGTCAAAAGAACTTCCCTGATGTAAATCATTTTGGATATTTTGATGAAGAGCAATTAAAAGGCACATTTAGGTTTCATGACTTTCAGATGAACCTGTATGGAGAAACGATTCCAGTTGGTGGGATTGGGTTAGTTGCTGTTGATTTACTACATAAAAAAGAAAGAATTGCTAAGCATATGCTGTTGGATTTCATAGATCGATGCCGTGAAAAAGGGTATGATCTAGCAGCTCTTTACCCATTCAGACCTGATTTTTATCAGAAAATGGGCTTTGGGTTTGGGTCTAAAAAGCATGAATATCGAATTGAATCAAAGCATTTGCCAAATGCAGGATCGAAACAATATATTGTAAATGTAACGACTGAGGAGCAAGTCCAATTGGTCAAGGACTGTTATAACACTTATGTAAGCCAACAGCATGGTATGATGTATCGTGATCAAGAGGCTTTTAAAAATCTCATTGAACAAAAAGAGACTCAAACCGTAGCGTTTCAACGAAATGGAAAAATTGAAGGATATGCTTCATTTTCTTTTCAAAAGAGTGAGGAAAACTTTCTCAAAAATCACATCATCATAAAAGAGCTTGTGTATTTGCATTCTGAAGCTTTAGGAGAACTGATGACGTTCTTCCACCTTCAACAGGATCAAATTGATCGGATCATTTTCCATACTTCAGACGAAGATTTTCACTTCTTACCTCACGATGTTCGAAACGGAAGTGAGCACATCATACCTTCTGTTTATCATGAAGCTCATACTTCAGGGGTGGGATTAATGTATCGTGTCCTTGATGTGAAGCAGTTTTTATCCTCATTAACGAATCATACATTTAGTACCGAAGATGTTACGGTGAAGTTTAAAGTACAAGAAACCTTGATTAATGAATCAAATGTAGAAGTGGTAGTTCAATTTAAGGATAGACAGCTGCAATTAATTGAAGAAGATCGATATGACGTAGAAGTGGAAATGAATATTTCAGAGTTTTCTTCTCTAATGATGGGGGCAGTATCCTTTAATACTTTACACCGATATGGACTGATTAAGATATCCCATTCTACTTATAACAAGGTGCTTAACCGATTGTTTTCCTGTCTAGAAAAGCCAGAATGTATGACTGCGTTTTAAAAAAAGACCGACTTCCTCCCTGGAAGTCGGTCTTTTTTTATTCTCAACAGGATAATATTTATGGTAAGGGGGTTATTTATCTAAAGGTGTCATAATTGGGAAGTCAGTATCAATCTGGTCAAGAGCCCATAAGAACTGATGCCATTTTTGGATGTCTCCAATTACTTTTATGGAAGAAGGACTCGGACGATTATTTGTAGTCGCTAATTCATACAAGGATGCTTGATCCATAATGACTTTTACTTCGTCTTCCTTTAATTCATTGGATAAATACCTGAAAATACCTCTTTTCACCTCTGTTAATGCTTTTTCTTTTCGATCTGTAATAATAAAATTTAATTTAAAATCATATTCACCAGCAATTATTCCATTTAACCGGATACTTAGCATATTTAATACTTGCTCTAATGTCATGATATCTAGAACTTCGTTTGTTATGGTAGACCGTTTAATCGGGATGATGCCATAACGTAATTCTTGAGCACCCATTAAATATTCATTTCTCCATGGGCCAGACTCTGCAATATAGGCTAGTTGTTCCAATGCATCTGCACAAAGGTATTTTGCTTTATAGTTGGAAGGGTTAGAGTAGATAAGATGTTTTGTCACTTCAGCCACCCATTGATAGTCACCTTCCTTAAAGGATCTCTTTGCTTTCTTCAGTAATTCATCCTCACCGCCCATGTATTCAACGTATTTTTTAGAAGATTCTTCAGGAATTAATTTATTTAAGTCCACTGGATTCCCGTTATACCACCCCATATACTTTTGATAGACGGCTTTTGCATTATGATTTACGGTTCCATAAAAGGGACTGTTATACCATTCTTTTCTGAGACTTTCAGGAAATGTTACCATCCTTCCTACTTGATCAATTGTGTACCCTTGATTGATTAGTCTCAGCGTTTGATCATTGATATATTGATACATGTCTCGTTGCTTTTCCATGTAACTGATACAATAGTCTCTTCCATGTCTTGGCCAGGTGTGAACTTCAAACAACGATGTCATATGATCGCCAAATAAATCAATAGCTTGCTGGATATAGGTTGCCCACGCAACAGGATCACGTACCTCAGCTCCGCGGAGTGTATAAATATTATGAAGGGAAGCGGTACAGTTTTCTGCAATACATAAACTATGTTCCTCAGGTATATAAATATTCATTTCAGCTGGTGCCTCAGTGTCCGGGGTTAACTGAAACTGCATTCGAACACCATCTATGAATTTTTCCACATAGGATTCCTGATCTGATAAGGTGATTTCTTCAGCAGAATTCACTAAGGTTACAACACCTGTAGAAACGTACTTTCCAATTCCACAATCGACTTGCCCTTTTTCACCACGAGGTAATACTTCACCATACATGTAAAAACCTCGGCGAGACATAGCGACACCAGCAGTCACGTTTTCTTCCAGTGCAGCATTTAAAAATCCACTAGGTGCATAAATCTTAACATCATCGGTTGTTCCACTTTCGAGGACACCATCCACTCCACCATAGTGGTCCACATGTGAATGGGAGAATATAATTGCGCTAACAGGAGATTCTCCAAAATAACTGTTAATTAACTCAAAAGCAGCTTGAGCTGTCTCTCTAGAAGTTAAACAATCAATCACAATCCATCCACTTTTTCCGCGAATGATACTTAAATTAGCAAGATCGTATCCTCGTACTTGATAGATGTTTTCAGTTACTTGAAAAAGACCGGCATTCAAATTTAATTTACCTTGGTACCATAACTTCGGATTTACGGTAGAGGGGATATCATCTTTTTGTAGAAATTCATATCGTTTTAAGTCCCATACAGGGAGGAGAGAGTTATTCGGTTTTATGACAGGATAAGGTACACTTTTTAACACATTTCTCGTTGCCCATTCTTGCTCTAACTTTAGTCGTTTCCAATGGATATTCTTTTTAAATTCTGCGTTTATTTTCTTTGTTTCCTCAGTAGCATCTTTTCGAAAAGGGGTGAATTTCTCTTCAAGACAGTTTTCATCATAATTGTTCATCAGATCCCACCTCCATAAAACATAGTATTCAGGTAGATATCTGTTCATACATGGAAAAGAGCATTGATTTGCAGGGGGAATCAATGTTCTAGTGTATATCTCTAAACCAATTTTCTTCTTATTAAAGCAGAGAATAGTAAGTGAGTTTGGATAGAATGTTTCTAATTCTGTATAGGAAGTGAATGATTTTGGATAGAGGGTTTCTAATTCTGTATAGGAAGTGAATGATTTTGGATAGAGGGTTTCTAATTCTGTATAGGAAGTGAATGATTTTGGATAGAGGGTTTCTAATTCTGTATAGGAAGTGAATGATTTTGGATAGAGCGTTTCTAGTTCTGTATAGGAAGTGAATGATTTTGGATAGAGCGTTTCTAATTCTGGATAGGAAGAGAATACTTTTGGATAGAGCGTTTCTAATTCTGGATAGGAAGAGAATACTTTTGGATAGAGCATTTCTAATTCTGGATATGAGCTGTCCTAATTCAGGATAGAGCAGCATTATAAAACAAAAAAGCAGCCGCCCCAAAAGGCGAGCTGCTTTTTGTGTGAAAGAGTGTCGACTCCTAAATTGTGAGCCTTTGTCCAACTCCGGCTTCCAGCGGCTATCGTATAGGCAATATCTCCTTCAGTGGTTACTCCACTTACGGATATCTTGCCTATTCGTACGCCACTAAACGGTCGCCTTCGCTTTTCTTAACTACTTCAACCCTTCGTGGCGTTCGATTTGCTGTTGCAGTTGTTGTAATTGCTGTTGCTCCTCTTGGGAAGCATTAGCGCGTGCAGAGTTGATCGCGTTACGTGCTTGACGGACCTCTTCTTCACGTGCTTGACCATTGCGGTTGGTGATATTGCTGACAGCTTGTTTCGCTTGTTGGAATAAGTTATTGTTGTTTTGCAACTTAAAACCCTCCCAAAGTATGATTGTCGACTTCTTCATTTTTGCGCTCTACATCAGAGTAGCGCTCACGATACGGAAATCGTTCCGCATGTTTTTGAACGGCATCTTTTCCTTGCTGAACAAAACGCTTGGATTTACTTTTTTTGCTCAACCTGATTCCCCCCATGGAATAAAAAAGCCTGAACGCAATGTATTACGTTCAAGCTTAGTATAGGCTGATATCAAACTTTCATAAGTCGCAAATACTGGGATAGGTCTAAGTTAGATGGCTTTTGAGGATAATTTTAGATAATTCTCTAAAAAGACAGCGATTCCGTCACCCTCATTTGATTCTGTTGTATAATCTGAAACGTCTTTTAACTCTGAAATCGCATTATCCATTGCAACACCAACACCAGCATATTTAAGCATTTCTAAATCGTTATCTTCATCACCAAAAGCGATAATGCGCTCTTGCGGAATGTGGTAATAGTGAGCAATTTTATGAAGACCAACCGCTTTATTTAAGCCAGTTCGAACAACTTCAATAACGTGCCAAGGTGCGCCCCATTTGCGATGATCAATCAGTTCTGCATGTTGATCATCCAAATGCTTTCGTAGATCAGGCACTTGTTCGGGATGTGGATGAATCAAAATGGAAGTTGGGTCCTCGTTTAGATGGTGCTGTATATCACCGATCGTAATAGGTGTACCAGACGTATGGAAAATTTCTAATAACTCTTCATCATAACGGTCTAAAAATACATCATCACGTACTTCAGCGAGTACATTTTTCACGCCTAATTCTTTACATGTATGTACAATTTTACGTGCTGTACGAATGGACATCGGGGAGTGAATGGAGTCCCACATGCTGTTATTCGGATGGTGAATGAGGGCTCCGTTAAAATTC is a window encoding:
- a CDS encoding NifU N-terminal domain-containing protein, with the protein product MAVQAQPTPNPNAMKFTTDRMIFQGDGSVSVMPGQTSEHDILNDLMELEGVDNVFGFQNFITVNKKFDADWDALTDEVKNTLEKYGY
- a CDS encoding DUF2785 domain-containing protein is translated as MQTVQTLKQKLQSFDNFEHVAQQESHTLLDDMLKHIGSPDPVLRDELIYSALAIWVLNEKFDQDHLRELYDLALSDDYLFYQIGNRGDDSVFTRSFSVLLLPPILQIHKQSSFLSREELTNGVETLIHYFKKEQDTRGYVAEKGWAHSIAHAADALESFASCKEIEEQDLLSVFNAVKKVITQPSQYINGEDERLINALETIFPKVADCFIIEWIQSFGSVLDKVEGHEEDAIHFNIKTFLRSMYFRFVWREEKRYREAILDTLEPIEKIGAY
- a CDS encoding DUF3941 domain-containing protein, producing the protein MATKNTKDDNKKPFDNNAKRAQKNEEREAARQRGERQFSKKTDHK
- a CDS encoding beta-propeller domain-containing protein, yielding MKRLYVGVAAVIVALFTVFALQQTMVSANVNDDAKVVPVHKNWTVTFTKSMKPDSFTDETVRVLNENDEKVEVTYELSQDGKVLTIQSPDEGYTMNQHFKLIISQKVESENGYKLANDFEFDFQTRDELPAVGSKENFMNILAELQKKQELRYQAFSGGDEATLEATNDSAAEQSKSTSSGDDGSKTNTQVKGVDEADVLKSDGENFYYVRNTDITITKAHPAEDSKLLSTIQEKDFNPNEIYIYEDRLVVMGHKREAFYKQKQTTEDGVTKEMVLPYHRGQTAVYVYDISNPAAPQKIREVAVQGSYMTSRLIDENLYFITNEHPPFHIMTRDTKLEDGTQEQEDPRPRYKDSAVSSESMPISYDRMHKLPDSDDTTFVTITSFDVTKDKEKANVKTYLGSGQTVYMSKEHIYMAVRDYPNLKQASTMPREQATTPDTKIYQFGVDGTNVTYDAEAKVPGTLINQFAMDEREGTFRVATTKGHMWDDQNPSENNLYTFDSSLNRLGKLEGLAEGERIYSVRFMQNRAYLVTFKQVDPLFVIDLQNAESPKVLGKLKIPGFSNYLHPIGDNHVVGFGKQTKQLSDGRITTDGVKLSLFDISDVNNPIEKDVELIGGRGTNSELSHNHKALYYHADKNLFGFPIMVNEKIELSEDTTPGMHEFVFEGAYLYSVTPEEGFTFKTRVTHQPDKELHYPEWDHRIARMMSIGDTFYTFSNNRMEAMDLNTEEKISEVQFPEDLYK
- a CDS encoding BsuPI-related putative proteinase inhibitor: MKKLLVLVMAMLFVAAGCSGTNEANGKEDTNSSDNTNKNDETKEEVNLEQLLQQLEMTADVQADADKVDFNFQMKNTGEKAVKLTFPSGQQYEVIVKNAEGEEVYRYSKGKAFTEALVNKEIKPGEALSWKSSWNYKQDGERVEAGTYTADITILPAKINKQTIDAQPFQLTQNFEVPSGEQTFRNVKVTENANGDYTVTGEARAFEASFAYNVEDGHNLLVPEQNVTASKGAPNWGTFEFDVKIAKDKLPSNGTLTLTLYTKSAKDGSVENVKFVKLDTFQPE
- a CDS encoding DegV family protein codes for the protein MNVQIIADSASDLPDSYIEQYGIKRVSLTVHLDDQDYLDAVDIQSKDVYDAMRNGKAPKTSQVSPHTFKDLFEEYAKKGQPCLYLALSSELSGTYQTAKMMQQEVLEEYPDFQLEVIDTHCASLGYGLVVRRVAQLAQESADMETLLKKAESHMNHMEHIFTVDDLEYLKRGGRVSAAAAFVGTMLKIKPLLHVENGQLIPLEKIRGQKKVLKRMLELMNERGEDLGNQPIAISHGDDAERAEQLAEMIREEHGTKEIIIHQIGSAIGAHAGPGTIALFFLNKSYE
- a CDS encoding YitT family protein; amino-acid sequence: MFFIEIRRIMVVILGAVLNAISLNLFLIKANVYASGFTGVAQLISSVFQDKLGIGITTGVLLFILNIPVIILGWLKVGKGFTIYSMISVIFTTLFLEIIPVQQLSTDILLNAVFGGVIGAVGVGITLKWGASTGGMDIVAMLLSRIKDRPIGTYFFILNGMIIILAGLLYDEEKALYTIVTLYVSTRVIDAIHTRHEKLTAMIITTKAEELQQAIHAKMVRGITQVPAKGAFTKQDKDMLIMVITRYELYDLEHIIKDVDPHAFTNIVQTTGIFGFFRRDD